From a region of the Desulfovibrio sp. JC010 genome:
- a CDS encoding winged helix-turn-helix domain-containing protein produces the protein MHKNLDPPEMGGTAALADMDSHKPTIRLHLWLEGGEGVFFGYGRLLLLDKIETCGSLKKASEELGMSYRAAWGKIKQTEQVLGFQLMERAGSRRSGYRLTEAGRVVRDKYLEWFNKVEQDARARAEEIFPWKSRSFGES, from the coding sequence ATGCATAAGAATCTTGACCCGCCTGAAATGGGTGGGACAGCGGCACTGGCAGATATGGATTCCCATAAACCCACTATCCGGCTGCATCTCTGGCTGGAAGGAGGCGAGGGTGTTTTCTTCGGCTACGGCAGGCTGCTTCTGTTGGACAAGATTGAAACCTGCGGCTCGCTAAAAAAAGCATCCGAAGAGCTGGGCATGTCCTACCGCGCTGCATGGGGCAAGATTAAACAGACCGAACAGGTGCTCGGTTTCCAGCTTATGGAGCGGGCAGGCAGCAGGCGCAGCGGCTACCGCCTGACCGAAGCCGGACGGGTTGTTCGGGACAAATATTTGGAATGGTTCAATAAGGTTGAACAGGATGCCCGCGCAAGGGCGGAGGAAATCTTCCCTTGGAAGTCACGGAGCTTCGGAGAGAGTTGA
- a CDS encoding alpha-keto acid decarboxylase family protein, which yields MTQTVIQHLLERLKEIGITDIFGVPGDYSFPVNDAFCNDSDFNWIGCCNELNAAYAADGYARIKGKSAVCTTYGVGELSAINGIAGCYAENLPVFHIVGMPKCSVQRNGNLIHHTLGNGEFDLFHKMTQPVVCASTILTAENTVAEVERCINAALSKKQPVYIAVPADEALKELGCTKPHTLPMPVSDQDTLETIIPLILERLEQSKNGIAMVGALIGRYELHKPMLEFIDKSGIPFTSMFMAKGTLSETHPNFIGVYNGRILDEEVCRTVESADLVVSFGTIRSDINTGAFTVNIDPDREIKIHPDRVCIGHAVYHNLLLEDVLRELCARIGKLSLPIPMTPQGLGDPVGKPDDEITAESLYPRIERFFAAGDIIMGETGTASMGLVNSRLPEDAVFFNQTLWGSIGWATPAAFGAAMASPDRRTLLLTGEGAHQMTVQEICQFARFKLKPVIICVNNDGYLIERLLCEDPYIYYNDLAQWNYSKLPEALGMDGWFSAKVTTNGELDEALQKAATADSGCYIEVVTGMMESPEMGRVLNEIVVKGPGWKA from the coding sequence ATGACCCAGACAGTCATCCAGCACCTGCTGGAGCGATTAAAAGAAATCGGAATAACAGATATTTTCGGGGTTCCGGGCGACTATTCCTTTCCGGTGAATGATGCCTTCTGCAATGATTCAGACTTCAACTGGATCGGCTGTTGTAACGAACTCAATGCCGCCTATGCCGCAGACGGCTACGCCCGCATCAAGGGTAAATCCGCTGTCTGCACCACCTACGGTGTGGGCGAACTGAGCGCAATTAACGGTATTGCCGGATGCTATGCCGAAAACCTGCCTGTCTTCCATATTGTGGGCATGCCCAAATGCTCGGTGCAGCGTAACGGCAACCTCATCCATCACACACTTGGCAACGGTGAATTCGACCTTTTTCATAAGATGACCCAACCTGTGGTTTGCGCCAGCACCATCCTTACCGCTGAAAACACCGTGGCCGAGGTGGAACGCTGCATCAATGCCGCGCTGAGCAAAAAGCAACCAGTGTACATCGCGGTTCCTGCGGATGAAGCACTCAAAGAACTGGGCTGCACCAAGCCGCATACCCTGCCCATGCCTGTGAGCGATCAGGATACCCTTGAAACAATCATTCCTTTGATTCTTGAAAGGCTGGAGCAATCGAAAAACGGCATCGCCATGGTCGGTGCGCTTATCGGACGCTATGAACTGCATAAGCCCATGCTGGAATTCATTGATAAATCAGGCATTCCCTTTACCTCCATGTTCATGGCCAAGGGCACGCTTTCCGAGACGCATCCCAATTTCATCGGGGTCTACAACGGGCGCATCCTTGATGAAGAAGTGTGCCGGACCGTTGAATCAGCTGATCTGGTGGTCAGTTTCGGCACCATCCGTTCGGACATCAACACCGGGGCCTTTACTGTAAATATCGACCCCGACCGCGAAATCAAAATCCATCCCGACCGGGTCTGCATAGGGCATGCGGTCTACCATAATCTGCTTCTGGAAGATGTGCTGCGCGAACTTTGCGCACGCATAGGAAAACTCTCCCTGCCCATACCCATGACCCCGCAGGGGCTGGGTGATCCCGTGGGCAAGCCGGACGATGAAATCACAGCTGAATCCCTCTATCCGCGCATTGAACGCTTTTTCGCAGCGGGCGACATCATCATGGGGGAAACCGGAACCGCCTCCATGGGGCTGGTCAATTCCCGGTTGCCCGAGGATGCTGTCTTCTTCAACCAGACCCTATGGGGTTCCATCGGCTGGGCTACTCCAGCTGCCTTCGGCGCGGCCATGGCTTCCCCGGACCGCCGCACCCTGCTGCTTACCGGGGAAGGCGCGCACCAGATGACTGTACAGGAGATCTGCCAGTTTGCGCGTTTCAAGCTCAAGCCCGTAATCATCTGCGTGAATAATGACGGCTATCTCATCGAGCGGCTGCTCTGCGAAGATCCGTACATTTATTATAATGATCTGGCGCAATGGAATTACAGCAAACTGCCCGAAGCTTTGGGCATGGACGGCTGGTTCAGCGCAAAAGTGACCACCAATGGCGAACTTGACGAGGCTTTGCAGAAGGCCGCAACAGCAGACAGCGGCTGTTATATCGAAGTGGTGACCGGGATGATGGAAAGCCCGGAAATGGGCCGGGTGCTGAATGAAATTGTTGTGAAAGGTCCGGGCTGGAAGGCGTAG
- a CDS encoding SLC13 family permease, which yields MTLPPLPDIHALAVLALTAVALILFSRKKTPLETSSLIILLILTVGFELFPYQSGGETFHAVNFFYGFGNEALIAVCALMIAGQGLLRTGSLDPMGRMLARLWKKSPSLSFLLTLLLGAFISAFINNVPVVVLLLPVLISVSLRTGAPASSVLMPMGFSTLLGGTATTIGTSTNLLVVSVAADMGFKRLEMFDFVLPAVIAGSISILYLWQIAPRLIPKIDITLTDRSPRIFTAHLEVTENSPLVGNPLSKAFELTDNAMKVSAIERGEGKPIYLHPGAILQTGDHLVINDTPDQLKEFEKVLHGTLFPVGSNVPIDSKTPLEATDQQIAEIVIYQGSPLKGTTLKKYHFAQRTGMTTLAIHRSGKKLKRYLDKISDIKLKQGDILLVQGARERITELKKNTKVLVLDSTMDLPYSRKVHLALSIMLGIILTAAFGILPIAISAPCGALFMILTGCITWRDATRALNVQVVLIVVTSLALGKAMLITGGADYLGKLFVALSGDAPAALILSGLMLLMAIFTNIISNNATAVIGTPIALSIAQQLNLDPEPFILAVLFGANMSFATPMAYKTNLLVMNAGEYSFADFLRVGTPLVLLMWGVLSVVLPVIYL from the coding sequence ATGACACTACCCCCGCTCCCGGATATTCATGCTTTGGCAGTATTGGCCTTGACAGCTGTTGCATTGATATTATTCAGCCGGAAAAAGACTCCGCTGGAAACCTCCAGTCTGATTATTCTCCTGATTCTGACGGTTGGATTTGAGCTTTTCCCCTATCAATCAGGCGGTGAAACATTCCACGCCGTAAATTTCTTCTACGGATTCGGTAACGAAGCCCTCATTGCGGTATGCGCGCTCATGATTGCCGGGCAGGGGCTTTTGCGTACAGGATCGCTGGATCCCATGGGACGTATGCTGGCCCGGTTATGGAAAAAAAGCCCTTCCCTTTCGTTTTTACTGACTCTGCTGCTGGGGGCTTTCATCAGTGCCTTTATCAATAATGTCCCGGTGGTGGTTCTGCTGTTGCCGGTTCTCATCAGCGTATCGCTGCGGACCGGGGCTCCGGCTTCATCGGTACTTATGCCCATGGGCTTTTCCACTCTGCTGGGCGGAACCGCCACAACCATCGGAACCTCCACCAACCTGCTGGTGGTTTCCGTTGCAGCGGATATGGGGTTCAAGCGTCTGGAAATGTTTGATTTCGTGCTGCCCGCAGTCATCGCCGGATCCATCAGTATTCTGTATCTCTGGCAGATAGCCCCGCGCCTCATCCCAAAAATAGACATTACCCTGACCGACAGGTCTCCGCGAATTTTTACCGCCCATCTGGAAGTTACCGAGAACAGTCCTTTGGTAGGCAATCCTCTCTCAAAGGCTTTTGAACTTACCGATAATGCCATGAAGGTTTCGGCAATTGAACGTGGCGAAGGAAAGCCGATCTACCTGCATCCGGGAGCCATCCTGCAAACAGGGGATCACCTTGTAATAAATGACACCCCGGATCAGCTCAAAGAGTTTGAAAAGGTACTGCACGGCACGCTTTTTCCTGTGGGATCAAACGTTCCCATTGATTCCAAGACACCACTCGAAGCGACTGACCAGCAGATCGCGGAAATCGTAATCTATCAAGGCTCACCGCTGAAAGGCACGACTTTGAAGAAATACCATTTCGCCCAGCGCACGGGCATGACAACCCTTGCCATTCACCGTTCCGGGAAGAAGCTGAAACGTTATCTGGATAAGATAAGCGACATAAAATTGAAGCAGGGTGATATTCTCCTTGTGCAGGGAGCGCGGGAGAGAATTACGGAACTTAAAAAGAACACCAAGGTGCTGGTCCTGGATTCCACAATGGATCTCCCGTATTCCCGAAAGGTCCATCTGGCACTTAGCATCATGCTGGGAATAATACTGACCGCCGCTTTCGGCATACTGCCCATCGCCATCAGCGCACCATGCGGAGCATTGTTCATGATCCTGACCGGATGCATAACATGGCGGGACGCCACACGCGCACTGAACGTGCAGGTGGTGCTGATTGTGGTCACAAGTCTGGCTCTAGGCAAAGCCATGCTGATTACAGGGGGCGCGGACTATCTGGGTAAATTGTTCGTAGCACTCAGCGGCGATGCTCCCGCAGCTTTGATTCTCAGCGGGCTGATGCTGCTTATGGCTATTTTCACCAACATAATTTCCAACAATGCAACAGCCGTAATCGGAACCCCCATCGCGCTCTCCATTGCCCAGCAGCTGAATCTGGACCCGGAACCCTTCATACTGGCTGTCCTCTTCGGGGCCAACATGAGTTTTGCCACTCCCATGGCGTACAAAACCAACCTGCTGGTCATGAACGCTGGGGAATATTCCTTCGCGGATTTTTTGCGGGTGGGGACGCCGCTGGTTTTGCTTATGTGGGGTGTGTTGTCGGTGGTTTTGCCTGTGATTTATTTGTAG
- a CDS encoding nucleotidyltransferase family protein: MPKIDVSPTQLKIILSLIETHLPDTTIWAYGSRATGSARPQSDLDLVAFASADQKKAVYNLKEAFEESDLPFIVDLFVWDTVPDEFRKNIERERVVLVGG; this comes from the coding sequence ATGCCGAAAATTGATGTCAGCCCCACGCAGTTGAAGATAATTCTTTCACTGATTGAAACCCATCTGCCGGACACCACCATCTGGGCATACGGGTCCCGCGCTACAGGCTCTGCCCGTCCACAATCCGACTTGGACCTTGTAGCTTTTGCTTCTGCTGATCAGAAAAAAGCCGTCTACAACTTAAAAGAAGCATTTGAGGAAAGCGATCTGCCTTTTATCGTGGATTTGTTTGTCTGGGACACTGTGCCTGATGAATTCCGGAAAAATATTGAGCGGGAGCGGGTTGTTTTGGTGGGTGGGTAA
- a CDS encoding HI0074 family nucleotidyltransferase substrate-binding subunit → MDYTQFKKAILRFEEMLRKYNEGSADLDEITKDAVQDSLVKRFEYTLELAWKSCKRHLSEEGYVEVKTMGPKPMMRFAFTADLITNVENWLGYINARNDTSHDYSGDKADAILDIVDDFYNDVVELYKKISKETWE, encoded by the coding sequence ATGGATTACACACAGTTCAAAAAAGCAATCCTCCGCTTTGAGGAGATGCTCCGTAAATACAATGAAGGGTCTGCCGATCTTGACGAAATAACAAAAGATGCTGTGCAGGATTCATTGGTCAAACGTTTTGAATACACGCTGGAACTGGCTTGGAAAAGCTGCAAGCGGCATTTGTCCGAAGAAGGATACGTTGAAGTTAAAACCATGGGACCGAAACCGATGATGCGTTTTGCGTTCACTGCGGACCTTATCACCAATGTTGAAAACTGGCTCGGGTACATCAATGCCCGTAATGATACCTCGCACGATTACTCCGGGGACAAGGCAGACGCCATCTTAGATATTGTGGATGATTTTTATAATGATGTGGTCGAGTTATACAAAAAGATTTCAAAGGAAACGTGGGAATAA
- the fdnG gene encoding formate dehydrogenase-N subunit alpha encodes MNISRRGFMKLAGVGVASIGMSQLGLDLTPTQAYAAGLKIKGAKEVISICPFCSLSCHFIAHVKDGKIVSTEGDPDYPVSEGALCAKGAAMLSMHNNHHRIEKPLYRAPYSTKWEEKSWDFVLDRIARRVKETRDADFKRFNAKGQEVNRVESIFHLGTSQMDNEECAVVHQGVRGLGLVHFDHQARIUHSATVAALAESFGRGAMTNHWCDIENADSILIIGSNAAEHHPISFKWVLRAKDKGAKVMHVDPKFSRTSARSDFHVPLRSGTDIAFMGGMINYVLENDLYFKEYVTNYTNAAFIVGKDFKFSRGLFTGYDKNARKYDKSKWAFETDKNGVPKRDESLKNSRCVFQMLKKHYSRYSLSNVSKTTGVSKDNLLKVYKEYSGTGKRDKAGTIMYALGWTQHTVGVQNIRSSAILQLLLGNIGVAGGGINALRGEPNVQGSTDHCILWHILPGYLPMPKASMGSFEEYTKATTPVSKDPQSANWWQHKPKYMASLLKGWRGDNATAENGFGYQMLPKADDGEDYSYLFIFDRMYRGDIKGGFAFGTNPAMSVPNSNKARKALDNLDWLVVGEIHHTETSDNWHRPGVDPTSMKTEVFMLPSAQRAEKAGSISSSGRWLLWHYEAARPMGESKSMGEMYVDIINHVRRLYNKENGVYPEPLLTLDWPSYYDPEDVAQRINGRFTKDMEFKGKKYKKGQQVPSFVALKDDGSTSSLNWLYAGSYTEEAGNKAKRRSLAQTPMQAKINLFPNYAWCWPVNRRILYNRASVDLNGKPYAPEKAVIEWNGSKWIGDVPDGGWPPMATGKGRYPFIMRKEGHGQLYGPGLQDGPFPEHYEPVETPISSHPFSRQLNSPVYKYTTSDLDKLAEAADDRYPIVLTTYSLTEHWCGGGDTRNTPALLEAEPQLYVEMSPELAKEKGIENGDPVVVESIRGRVEAIAMVTVRMTPFKIKGRTVHEVGMPFCFGWTTPGCGDATNRLTPSVGDPNTTIPEYKASLVNVRKAKKLTEIEE; translated from the coding sequence ATGAATATTTCACGGCGAGGGTTCATGAAACTTGCGGGCGTCGGTGTCGCAAGTATCGGTATGAGCCAGCTGGGACTGGATCTCACGCCTACGCAGGCTTATGCTGCGGGGCTGAAGATCAAGGGCGCGAAGGAAGTTATTTCCATCTGTCCTTTCTGTTCGCTGAGCTGCCATTTTATCGCCCATGTGAAGGACGGCAAGATCGTCAGCACTGAGGGTGATCCGGATTACCCGGTCAGTGAAGGTGCTCTTTGTGCGAAGGGTGCTGCTATGCTTTCCATGCATAACAACCACCACCGCATTGAAAAGCCCCTTTACCGTGCTCCCTACAGCACTAAATGGGAAGAAAAGAGCTGGGACTTTGTGCTTGACCGCATTGCCCGCCGCGTAAAGGAAACACGTGATGCTGACTTCAAACGTTTCAATGCCAAGGGGCAGGAAGTCAACCGTGTAGAATCAATTTTCCATCTCGGTACATCACAGATGGATAACGAGGAGTGTGCAGTCGTCCATCAGGGTGTGCGCGGCCTCGGCCTGGTGCATTTTGATCACCAGGCGCGTATCTGACACAGCGCAACAGTTGCGGCTCTGGCAGAGTCGTTCGGGCGCGGTGCGATGACAAACCACTGGTGCGATATTGAAAACGCGGATTCTATCCTGATTATCGGTAGTAACGCTGCGGAGCACCATCCTATCTCCTTCAAATGGGTACTGCGGGCCAAGGACAAAGGCGCCAAGGTCATGCATGTAGACCCCAAATTCTCACGTACCTCTGCGAGAAGTGATTTTCACGTTCCTCTCAGATCCGGTACCGATATCGCTTTCATGGGCGGTATGATCAATTACGTTCTTGAGAACGATCTCTACTTCAAGGAATACGTTACCAACTACACCAACGCGGCTTTTATCGTCGGTAAGGACTTCAAGTTCTCCCGCGGTCTGTTTACCGGATATGATAAAAATGCGCGTAAGTACGATAAGTCCAAATGGGCTTTCGAAACGGATAAGAACGGCGTTCCCAAGCGGGACGAATCCCTGAAGAATTCCCGCTGTGTATTCCAGATGCTCAAGAAGCATTACTCCCGCTACAGCCTGTCCAATGTTTCCAAGACCACCGGTGTCTCCAAAGACAACCTGCTCAAGGTCTACAAGGAATACTCCGGCACAGGTAAACGCGATAAGGCCGGAACCATCATGTACGCCCTTGGCTGGACCCAGCACACTGTGGGCGTGCAGAATATCCGTTCCAGTGCCATTCTCCAGCTTCTGCTCGGTAACATCGGTGTGGCCGGCGGCGGTATCAACGCCCTGCGCGGTGAGCCTAACGTACAGGGTTCCACTGACCACTGTATCCTCTGGCACATCCTGCCCGGTTACCTGCCCATGCCTAAAGCAAGCATGGGTTCCTTTGAGGAATACACCAAGGCAACTACTCCGGTCTCCAAAGACCCGCAGAGTGCCAACTGGTGGCAGCATAAGCCCAAGTACATGGCCTCCCTGCTCAAGGGCTGGCGCGGCGATAATGCCACTGCCGAGAACGGCTTCGGTTACCAGATGCTGCCCAAGGCGGATGACGGCGAAGATTATTCCTACCTCTTCATCTTCGACCGCATGTACCGCGGCGACATCAAGGGTGGTTTCGCATTCGGAACCAACCCGGCCATGAGTGTTCCCAACTCCAACAAGGCCCGTAAGGCCCTTGATAACCTCGACTGGCTGGTAGTGGGTGAGATTCACCACACCGAGACCTCCGATAACTGGCACCGTCCGGGTGTTGATCCCACCAGCATGAAGACTGAAGTCTTTATGCTGCCTTCCGCCCAGCGTGCGGAAAAAGCGGGTTCCATCAGCTCCTCCGGCCGCTGGCTGCTCTGGCACTACGAAGCCGCACGCCCCATGGGCGAATCCAAGAGCATGGGTGAGATGTACGTGGACATCATCAACCACGTACGCCGCCTCTACAACAAAGAGAACGGTGTTTACCCCGAGCCTCTGCTTACTCTTGACTGGCCTTCCTATTATGATCCCGAAGATGTTGCCCAGCGCATCAACGGCCGCTTCACCAAGGATATGGAATTCAAGGGCAAGAAATACAAAAAGGGCCAGCAGGTTCCTTCATTCGTAGCCCTCAAGGACGACGGTTCCACATCCTCCCTGAACTGGCTTTACGCGGGCAGTTACACCGAGGAAGCAGGCAACAAGGCCAAGCGTCGCAGTCTGGCACAGACTCCAATGCAGGCCAAGATCAACCTCTTCCCCAACTACGCATGGTGCTGGCCTGTCAACCGCCGCATCCTCTACAACAGAGCCTCTGTCGATCTTAACGGTAAACCTTATGCTCCTGAGAAAGCCGTTATCGAATGGAACGGTTCCAAGTGGATCGGTGACGTACCTGATGGCGGATGGCCGCCCATGGCTACCGGTAAGGGACGTTATCCCTTCATCATGCGCAAGGAAGGCCACGGGCAGCTCTACGGTCCCGGTCTGCAGGATGGTCCTTTCCCCGAGCATTACGAGCCGGTGGAAACTCCCATCTCCAGCCATCCGTTCTCACGCCAGCTGAACAGCCCGGTCTACAAGTACACTACCAGTGACCTCGACAAACTGGCTGAAGCCGCGGACGACCGGTACCCCATCGTCCTGACCACCTACAGCCTCACCGAACACTGGTGCGGCGGCGGTGATACCCGTAACACCCCGGCCCTGCTCGAAGCTGAACCGCAGCTTTATGTGGAAATGAGCCCCGAGCTGGCCAAAGAAAAGGGTATTGAAAACGGCGATCCGGTTGTCGTGGAATCAATTCGCGGCAGGGTTGAAGCCATTGCCATGGTTACCGTGCGTATGACCCCGTTCAAGATCAAGGGCCGTACCGTGCATGAAGTCGGTATGCCTTTCTGCTTCGGCTGGACTACCCCCGGATGTGGTGATGCCACCAACCGTCTTACCCCGTCGGTAGGTGACCCCAACACCACAATTCCTGAATACAAGGCCTCTCTGGTGAATGTTCGCAAAGCGAAAAAGCTCACCGAGATCGAAGAATAA
- a CDS encoding 4Fe-4S dicluster domain-containing protein, with the protein MPKAFFVDTSRCTACRGCQVACKEWHDLPAVKTKQRGTHQNPPDLNPFNYKLVRFSEHRINGKVEWYFFPDQCRHCDVPPCKDIADAYVTGAVVQDEETGAVIFTDQTKRLGADECQEITEACPYNIPRRNTGTGMLTKCDMCIDRQQAGLIPVCVKTCPTGTMNFGEREEMVAMAEKALERVKKDYPNAQIIDADEVNVIYLVQDKPELYYEYVTADASGVGNGVTRKEFFAKLAKPAKRMFG; encoded by the coding sequence ATGCCTAAAGCATTCTTTGTAGATACCTCCAGATGTACGGCTTGCCGCGGTTGCCAGGTTGCCTGTAAGGAATGGCACGATCTGCCCGCAGTAAAAACCAAGCAGCGCGGAACCCATCAGAATCCGCCGGACTTGAACCCCTTCAACTATAAACTGGTCCGTTTCAGCGAGCACCGCATTAACGGCAAGGTCGAGTGGTATTTCTTCCCCGACCAGTGCCGCCATTGCGACGTGCCTCCCTGCAAGGACATTGCTGATGCATACGTCACCGGGGCCGTGGTTCAGGATGAAGAGACCGGAGCGGTCATCTTCACCGACCAGACCAAGCGTCTCGGTGCTGACGAGTGTCAGGAAATAACTGAAGCATGCCCCTACAACATTCCGCGCCGTAATACCGGCACAGGAATGCTGACCAAATGCGATATGTGTATTGACCGCCAGCAGGCCGGGCTGATCCCCGTCTGCGTCAAGACCTGTCCCACCGGAACCATGAACTTCGGTGAACGTGAAGAAATGGTCGCTATGGCTGAAAAAGCACTTGAGCGAGTCAAGAAAGACTACCCCAATGCCCAGATTATCGATGCTGATGAAGTCAACGTCATCTATCTGGTGCAGGATAAACCCGAACTCTACTACGAGTACGTCACTGCAGACGCTTCCGGCGTCGGCAACGGCGTAACCCGCAAAGAGTTCTTTGCAAAATTAGCCAAGCCTGCAAAACGCATGTTTGGATAG
- a CDS encoding formate dehydrogenase accessory protein FdhE: protein MSGTTKKKRDVQAGLLTLRKRMPALENIFDAFGPLVLAQEKAEEVLADWDGYAIPESYAPRFEQGVALLADMELPELGDKYREVFMLMISAVAEGLPALNGQVDGIVAAIGEVENLNDLAKAIWDEDGKLLHSLVEEWQVDEQILAFVGTLALKPFMVRIEPEAAKAIENMSWQKGYCPVCGTFPDLALLRKSGDDNAYLKSHGGQRWLHCSGCGHEWRFKRNTCPWCENEDHEKMRYLQAEERQNERVDICKKCNHYFVTLDTRELVEQPDPRVAPLGLVHLDIKAQEENYQPLAETPWNVL from the coding sequence ATGAGTGGTACCACTAAGAAGAAACGTGATGTGCAGGCCGGGTTGCTGACCTTACGTAAAAGAATGCCTGCGTTGGAAAATATTTTTGATGCTTTCGGCCCGCTGGTGCTGGCTCAGGAAAAGGCGGAAGAAGTGCTGGCGGACTGGGATGGCTATGCCATTCCTGAATCTTATGCTCCGCGTTTTGAGCAGGGTGTGGCTCTGCTGGCGGATATGGAGTTGCCTGAACTCGGCGATAAATATCGCGAAGTGTTCATGTTGATGATTTCTGCTGTTGCTGAGGGGCTTCCCGCTCTGAACGGGCAGGTTGATGGGATTGTGGCGGCGATTGGCGAGGTGGAAAATTTAAATGATCTGGCTAAGGCCATCTGGGACGAAGATGGTAAGCTGCTGCATTCACTTGTGGAAGAGTGGCAGGTGGATGAGCAGATTCTGGCCTTTGTGGGGACTCTGGCCCTGAAACCGTTCATGGTCCGTATTGAGCCGGAAGCAGCCAAGGCGATTGAGAATATGAGCTGGCAGAAGGGGTATTGCCCGGTCTGCGGCACTTTCCCTGATCTGGCTTTGCTCCGTAAGTCCGGTGACGACAATGCTTACCTGAAGTCGCACGGCGGTCAGCGTTGGCTGCATTGCTCCGGCTGCGGTCACGAATGGCGATTCAAGCGCAACACCTGCCCGTGGTGCGAGAATGAGGATCATGAAAAAATGCGTTACCTGCAGGCTGAGGAACGCCAGAATGAGCGGGTGGATATCTGTAAAAAATGCAATCACTATTTCGTGACCCTTGATACCCGCGAGCTTGTGGAGCAGCCCGACCCGCGCGTAGCCCCGCTGGGGCTGGTGCATCTGGATATCAAGGCACAGGAGGAGAATTATCAGCCGCTGGCTGAGACTCCCTGGAATGTGTTGTAG
- a CDS encoding ABC transporter substrate-binding protein, whose protein sequence is MLKRILLCTIAIICVQIGCAQAHSLEKTTFVTEDLPPYNYKLNGIPAGISVEILNAVLKAAKLQNPSRPIHFYPGARAFKIVRSTQNVCAFSVIRSPEREHMFKWVGPIADYNISLISLKKTADINKTNKLNQFRITVLRNSISHETLLVAGYPESQIDLSSSIYSMLEKLKRGRIDAIFSNENVVFYTAEKMGINTSTLEVIRTLHNSEFYFAFNNKTENHVVERMQHGLDTIKKDGTLAKILKKLTPHPH, encoded by the coding sequence ATGCTTAAAAGAATACTACTCTGCACTATCGCCATAATCTGTGTTCAAATCGGTTGCGCGCAAGCCCATTCACTCGAGAAAACGACCTTTGTAACAGAAGATTTACCACCATATAATTATAAACTTAACGGCATCCCGGCGGGCATAAGTGTTGAAATTCTCAATGCGGTATTAAAAGCGGCAAAGCTCCAAAATCCTTCACGGCCAATACACTTCTACCCAGGGGCAAGAGCATTTAAAATTGTCAGGTCAACCCAGAATGTATGCGCTTTTAGTGTGATACGCAGCCCGGAACGTGAGCATATGTTCAAATGGGTAGGCCCGATAGCGGATTACAATATATCTCTAATCTCTTTAAAAAAAACCGCGGATATTAATAAAACAAACAAGCTAAACCAATTTAGAATTACCGTTTTGCGCAACAGTATATCTCATGAAACATTACTTGTGGCCGGATACCCTGAAAGTCAAATTGACCTATCTTCTTCAATCTACTCAATGCTTGAAAAGCTGAAACGCGGACGGATTGATGCAATTTTTTCAAATGAAAACGTAGTGTTCTACACTGCCGAAAAAATGGGAATAAATACATCCACTCTTGAAGTAATCAGAACATTACATAACTCTGAATTCTACTTCGCTTTCAACAATAAGACAGAAAATCACGTGGTCGAAAGAATGCAGCATGGTCTTGATACGATCAAAAAAGACGGAACTTTAGCAAAAATTCTAAAAAAACTTACGCCCCATCCCCACTAA